A portion of the Calothrix sp. 336/3 genome contains these proteins:
- a CDS encoding DUF2237 family protein, protein MTEAKNVLGEPLEICCTSPMTGYMRDGRCNTGAMDVGVHIICARVTEEFLAFTKTRGNDLSTPVPAYSFPGLKPGDCWCLCASRWQEALEAGVAPPVNLRATHARSLEYVSLEDLQKHAIAD, encoded by the coding sequence ATGACAGAAGCAAAAAATGTCCTCGGTGAACCCCTAGAAATTTGCTGTACTTCCCCCATGACGGGCTATATGCGTGATGGACGCTGTAACACTGGAGCTATGGATGTGGGAGTTCATATTATTTGTGCAAGGGTGACAGAAGAATTTCTCGCCTTTACCAAAACACGGGGCAATGATTTGAGTACCCCCGTTCCTGCATACAGTTTCCCTGGTTTGAAACCCGGTGACTGTTGGTGTTTGTGTGCGAGTCGGTGGCAAGAAGCACTAGAAGCCGGTGTGGCTCCTCCTGTAAATTTGAGGGCAACTCATGCGCGATCGCTAGAATATGTTTCCCTAGAGGATTTACAAAAACACGCGATCGCAGATTAA